One window from the genome of Cryptomeria japonica chromosome 6, Sugi_1.0, whole genome shotgun sequence encodes:
- the LOC131876534 gene encoding DNA-directed RNA polymerase subunit beta'-like, with translation MEYLTIVNCYEQVQQAVDALLDNSIGTQPVRDSHDRPYKSFSDFIQGKEGRFRENLLGKRVDYSGRSVIVVGPLLSLYQCGLPREIAIELFQAFLIRDLVERQIAPNLRAAKFLIRDRGPIIWNVLKQIMQKHPILLNRAPTLHRLGIQAFIPVLINERAIRLHSLVCAGFNADFDGDQMAVHVPLSMEAQVEARLLMFSHLDLISPTIGDPICVPTQDMLLGLYRSTLQKNQGIYENRYHPNSSKKKIVSPSFYSYDDALKAYEQKQIDLDSPLWLRWGREIDTSIINSVNRELPIEVQYECLGTFYEIYDHFRIRKGRVGEILNKYIRTTVGRIRFNREIEEAIKGLWTYDIRQEMLLFRI, from the coding sequence ATGGAATATCTAACAATTGTTAATTGTTATGAACAAGTCCAACAAGCCGTAGATGCACTTCTTGATAACAGTATAGGCACACAACCGGTGAGAGATAGTCACGATAGACCTTATAAATCGTTCTCAGATTTCATCCAAGGTAAAGAAGGAAGATTCCGTGAAAATTTACTTGGAAAACGGGTCGATTATTCAGGTCGTTCTGTTATTGTGGTAGGTCCCCTTCTCTCATTGTATCAATGTGGATTGCCCCGAGAAATCGCAATAGAGCTTTTTCAAGCATTTTTAATTCGTGATCTGGTTGAACGACAGATTGCTCCCAATCTAAGAGCTGCTAAATTTTTAATTCGAGATAGGGGACCTATTATATGGAACGTACTTAAACAGATTATGCAAAAACATCCCATATTGTTAAATCGAGCACCCACCTTACACAGATTAGGAATACAAGCGTTTATACCTGTTTTAATAAACGAACGTGCCATTCGGTTACACTCATTGGTTTGTGCAGGATTTAATGCGGACTTTGACGGAGATCAGATGGCTGTCCACGTACCTTTATCTATGGAAGCTCAAGTAGAAGCTCGTTTACTTATGTTTTCTCATCTCGATCTTATCTCTCCAACCATAGGAGATCCTATTTGTGTACCGACTCAAGATATGCTTCTAGGACTTTATAGATCAACTCTTCAAAAAAACCAGGGTATTTATGAAAATAGGTACCATCCAAATAGCTCAAAAAAGAAGATCGTCTCGCCTTCGTTTTATAGCTATGATGATGCGCTTAAAGCTTATGAACAAAAACAAATTGATTTAGACAGTCCTTTATGGCTCCGatgggggagagagatagataccTCTATTATTAATTCAGTAAACCGAGAACTTCCTATCGAAGTTCAATATGAATGTTTAGGTACCTTCTACGAAATCTATGATCATTTTCGAATAAGAAAAGGTAGAGTGGGGGAAATACTTAATAAATACATTCGAACAACCGTTGGTCGCATTCGTTTTAATCGAGAAATAGAAGAAGCTATAAAAGGCTTGTGGACTTATGATATCCGACAAGAAATGTTACTATTcagaatttaa
- the LOC131057495 gene encoding NAD(P)H-quinone oxidoreductase subunit 6, chloroplastic translates to MNRPESIYDLLLAPLTLSLIFGGIGVVLLTNIIYSALSLGLVLICISFFYIILNADFVAVAQILIYIGAVNILILFAVMLMNNPKYPNYDPPWTVGDSISSIVCTSLFCSLITIILNISWFRISLTQKSDQMLERDLTNNIQRIGAHLSTDFFLPFELISIILLVALIGAITIARREETV, encoded by the coding sequence ATGAATCGACCTGAATCGATATATGATCTTCTTTTGGCTCCTCTAACGCTAAGTCTTATATTCGGAGGTATAGGAGTAGTATTACTTACTAATATAATTTATTCCGCTCTTTCATTGGGGCTAGTTCTTATTTGTATATCCTTTTTCTATATTATATTGAACGCGGATTTCGTAGCTGTTGCACAAATCCTGATCTACATAGGAGCTGTTAATATTTTGATTCTATTTGCCGTGATGTTGATGAATAATCCGAAATATCCTAATTATGACCCTCCCTGGACCGTCGGAGATAGCATTAGTTCAATAGTTTGTACGAGTCTTTTTTGTTCATTAATTACTATTATCTTGAACATATCATGGTTCAGAATATCTCTGACTCAAAAATCAGATCAAATGTTAGAACGAGATTTAACAAACAATATTCAACGTATTGGGGCTCATTTATCCACTGATTTTTTCCTTCCATTCGAACTTATTTCTATAATTCTTCTAGTCGCTCTTATAGGAGCCATTACTATAGCTCGTCGAGAAGAAACAGTTTGA
- the LOC131876535 gene encoding DNA-directed RNA polymerase subunit beta''-like has product IYIRTPFTCKSIYWICQLCYGRNTTHSNLIELGEAVGIIAGQSIGEPGTQLTLRTFHTSGVFTGDIAEHVRAPFTGKIEFNENLVYPTHTRHGHPAYICHNSLDVTINNKYEVQNLTIPPESLLFIQNNQLVESEQVIAKVRAKRSPFKEKVKKHIYSDLTGEMHRSIPMSNFILETTHLWVLSGSIYESVVVPFSSDQDQVDIQELLLDKHKSLSNYSMDQVKHESVDSNCFEKGKKILNYFETDRTIPNEHKDSIYSAILFENTHMSVKKEKNKLIVPLWCDKQWGKRRIPCPDFIFRIPRGQGILLNKKHIFAFLNDPRSKMIKYGNILGGYSIEKKRNSLENQLDGGPRLKIKKTYASLISVGTNEIIINMIQISLLKYPFFNIAKRENIASSPFLFHNKLGHTNLNDQSKLLSKGTIRSLPNENKKDESFTILSPSDFLQIVLFHDLKCLNTVKKLDANKKRIELLGLLGHLHSIANRFPYSHFMTYKKVLLTERSISNNDSNNFQLAKCYFMDEKREIYQFDSCRNIIFNFFNLNLYFCLSNFLEKTFLVVSLGQFCSESIWISEDKQLQGSGQIVVVHEESFVIRLAKPYLGTRGATLNSYYGKILYQGDTLITLLYERLKSDDIIQGLPKVEQLSEARSNTSISKNRKKRFQKLNRYLAIFFGNF; this is encoded by the coding sequence ATATATATACGAACCCCTTTTACTTGCAAAAGTATATATTGGATTTGTCAATTATGTTATGGTCGGAATACTACTCATAGCAACTTAATCGAATTAGGAGAAGCAGTCGGCATTATTGCAGGCCAATCAATTGGAGAACCGGGAACTCAACTAACACTAAGGACTTTTCATACTAGTGGAGTATTCACGGGTGATATTGCAGAACATGTACGAGCCCCGTTCACCGGAAAAATTGAATTCAATGAAAATTTGGTTTATCCCACCCATACCCGTCATGGGCATCCTGCTTATATATGTCATAATAGTTTAGACGTGACTATCAATAATAAATATGAAGTACAAAACTTAACGATTCCGCCAGAAAGTTTGCTATTCATTCAGAATAATCAACTCGTCGAATCGGAACAAGTAATTGCCAAGGTTCGTGCTAAAAGATCCCCCtttaaagaaaaagtaaagaaacaTATATATTCTGACTTGACAGGAGAAATGCACCGGAGTATCCCTATGTCTAATTTTATATTAGAGACAACTCATTTATGGGTATTATCGGGTAGTATATATGAATCCGttgtagtacctttttcttcaGATCAAGATCAAGTGGATATTCAAGAACTTCTTCTTGACAAACATAAATCACTTTCAAATTATTCGATGGATCAAGTGAAACACGAATCAGTTGACTCAAACtgttttgaaaaaggaaaaaaaatcttgAATTATTTCGAAACTGATCGAACCATACCTAACGAACATAAAGACTCTATCTATTCCGCCATTCTTTTTGAAAATACCCATATGAgtgtaaaaaaggaaaaaaataaactCATCGTACCATTATGGTGTGATAAACAATGGGGAAAGCGAAGAATTCCTTGTCCTGATTTCATTTTTAGAATACCCAGAGGACAAGGTATTTTACTAAATAAAAAGCACATTTTTGCTTTTTTGAATGACCCCCGTTCAAAAATGATAAAATATGGGAATATTCTCGGAGGTTattcaattgaaaaaaaaaggaattcTCTTGAAAATCAATTAGACGGAGGGCCcagattaaaaataaaaaagactTATGCTTCTCTTATTTCAGTAGGAACAAATGAGATCATTATCAATATGATTCAAATTAGCTTGCTGAAATACCCTTTTTTCAATATCGCAAAAAGGGAAAATATAGCAAGTTCTCCATTTTTGTTTCATAACAAATTAGGTCACACTAATTTGAATGATCAAAGTAAATTACTGAGTAAGGGAACTATTCGTTCATTACCTAATGAGAATAAAAAAGATGAATCTTTTACTATTCTTTCTCCTTCTGATTTTTTGCAAATCGTTTTGTTTcatgatttaaaatgcttgaaTACAGTAAAAAAGTTGGATGCaaataaaaaaagaattgaattgttaGGTCTCCTGGGTCATTTACATAGTATTGCTAATCGTTTCCCATACTCTCATTTCATGACTTATAAAAAAGTGTTACTAACTGAACGTTCAATTTCTAACAATGACTCGAATAATTTCCAATTAGCTAAATGCTATTTTATGGACGAAAAGAGGGAAATTTATCAATTTGATTCATGCAGGAATAttattttcaatttcttcaatttgaatttGTACTTTTGCCTATCCAATTTTTTGGAAAAAACATTTCTAGTAGTCAGCCTTGGACAATTTTGTTCCGAAAGTATATGGATATCCGAAGATAAACAACTCCAAGGATCTGGTCAAATTGTAGTTGTTCATGAGGAATCTTTCGTCATTAGATTAGCTAAACCCTATTTGGGTACTCGAGGAGCAACTCTTAATAGTTATTATGGGAAAATTCTTTACCAAGGAGATACATTAATAACTCTGTTATACGAAAGATTAAAATCCGATGATATAATTCAAGGTCTTCCTAAAGTTGAACAATTGTCAGAAGCCCGCTCAAATACTTCAAtatcaaaaaatcgaaaaaaaagatTTCAAAAATTGAACAGATACCTAGCAATATTTTTTGGAAACTTTTAG
- the LOC131876536 gene encoding ATP-dependent Clp protease proteolytic subunit-like, producing MVQGVAVYDTMQYVTGDVFTIGVGLNASMGAFLLHGGTFTKRVMTQNASIMIHQPHMSPYDRRATSIESSFDSEYLGFLRSYVARTYLRTTRQDFELICYLLERDIYMTPEQAVEFGLIDEIGVEGLGFSDTLDTLFVHDDADAHDSSFAHFIRDFARDREDRSIDRRSAEWISPWNPTTLDSNRPNNIPVLDHRKARNIVLRGENYSAKTLQTTVL from the coding sequence ATGGTACAGGGAGTCGCTGTTTACGATACTATGCAATACGTAACAGGGGATGTATTTACAATAGGCGTCGGGTTAAATGCTTCAATGGGAGCTTTCCTTCTACACGGGGGGACGTTTACTAAACGGGTAATGACCCAAAACGCATCAATTATGATCCACCAACCCCATATGTCTCCTTATGATCGTCGCGCCACTTCAATAGAATCAAGCTTTGATTCAGAGTATCTGGGCTTTTTGCGTTCGTATGTTGCGCGAACTTATTTAAGAACAACAAGGCAAGATTTCGAACTAATTTGTTATCTATTAGAACGAGATATTTATATGACACCAGAGCAAGCAGTAGAGTTTGGTCTTATCGATGAAATCGGCGTAGAAGGACTCGGTTTTTCAGATACATTAGATACATTGTTTGTTCATGACGATGCTGATGCCCATGATAGTAGTTTTGCTCATTTTATTCGTGATTTTGCTCGTGATCGTGAGGATCGCAGCATCGACCGTCGGTCTGCGGAATGGATTTCCCCATGGAATCCCACAACATTGGATTCTAACAGGCCAAACAATATACCCGTCCTGGACCATCGCAAGGCAAGGAATATAGTTTTGCGAGGGGAAAATTATAGTGCAAAAACATTACAAACTACAGTTCTGTAG
- the LOC131876537 gene encoding photosystem II D2 protein-like produces the protein MTIALGKSSKEEQTLFDIMDDWLRRDRFVFVGWSGLLLFPCAYFALGGWFTGTTFVTSWYTHGLASSYLEGCNFLTAAVSTPANSLAHSLLLLWGPEAQGDFTRWCQLGGLWAFVALHGAFGLIGFMLRQFELARSVQLRPYNAIAFSAPIAVFVSVFLIYPLGQSGWFFAPSFGVAAILECLIAWFHELF, from the coding sequence ATGACTATAGCCCTTGGAAAGTCTTCCAAAGAGGAACAAACTTTatttgatattatggatgactggCTACGCAGAGACCGTTTTGTTTTTGTGGGTTGGTCCGGTCTATTGCTTTTTCCTTGTGCTTATTTTGCGCTAGGCGGATGGTTCACGGGTACAACTTTTGTGACTTCGTGGTATACTCATGGATTGGCCAGTTCCTATTTGGAAGGTTGTAATTTTTTAACTGCTGCAGTTTCTACGCCTGCTAATAGTTTAGCACATTCTTTGCTGCTATTATGGGGTCCTGAAGCACAAGGAGATTTTACTCGTTGGTGTCAATTAGGTGGTCTATGGGCTTTCGTTGCTCTTCATGGTGCTTTTGGTCTAATAGGCTTCATGCTACGCCAATTTGAACTTGCTCGATCTGTACAATTACGACCTTATAATGCAATTGCGTTCTCTGCTCCGATTGCTGTTTTTGTTTCCGTATTCTTGATCTATCCATTAGGCCAGTCTGGTTGGTTTTTTGCGCCTAGTTTCGGCGTAGCAGCTATTTTGGAATGTTTGATTGCATGGTTCCACGAGCTCTTTTAA